From one Catenuloplanes nepalensis genomic stretch:
- a CDS encoding helix-turn-helix transcriptional regulator, translating into MTVTDGRAESPMVSRAALDASVRLRATALDDAAIHRIRSGPAADGGTAGCYQRLDERVVLHVVRQGRWSINRPGRRGDAVTATSGRFVARYDDRALEFGAGPRTDTTVLILPAGSLHGLLRDGGVCGSAGSPPLRMLTAHLRTVAGLAGDLPPASVAAARDATVELVRGILTDTVDGGEPLLAPALVVAARRVTEELLAGPELSPRTVADRLHVSVRTLHRAFADRGETLMGHVRQRRLDRALADLAGAGLTVGEAAARWGFTDSSHLIRACRGRYGQTPTQYVRALSERG; encoded by the coding sequence GTGACGGTAACCGACGGGCGGGCCGAATCGCCGATGGTGAGCCGGGCCGCGCTCGACGCCTCGGTCCGGCTGCGGGCGACCGCGCTCGACGACGCGGCGATCCACCGGATTCGCAGCGGCCCGGCCGCGGACGGCGGCACGGCCGGCTGCTACCAGCGTCTCGACGAACGCGTGGTGCTGCACGTGGTGCGCCAGGGCCGCTGGTCGATCAACCGGCCGGGTCGCCGCGGCGACGCCGTGACCGCCACCTCCGGCCGGTTCGTCGCCCGCTACGACGACCGGGCGCTGGAGTTCGGCGCCGGGCCGCGCACCGACACGACCGTGCTGATATTGCCGGCCGGCAGCCTGCACGGGCTGCTCCGCGACGGGGGCGTGTGCGGCTCGGCCGGCTCCCCGCCGTTGCGCATGCTCACCGCCCACCTGCGCACCGTCGCCGGGCTGGCCGGCGACCTGCCGCCCGCCTCCGTCGCGGCCGCCCGGGACGCCACGGTCGAGCTGGTCCGCGGCATCCTCACCGACACGGTCGACGGCGGCGAGCCGCTCCTCGCGCCCGCGCTCGTGGTCGCGGCCCGGCGGGTGACGGAGGAGCTGCTCGCCGGGCCGGAGCTGTCGCCCCGGACGGTCGCTGACCGGCTGCACGTGTCCGTGCGGACGCTGCACCGCGCGTTCGCGGACCGGGGCGAGACGCTGATGGGCCACGTCCGGCAGCGCCGCCTCGACCGGGCCCTGGCCGACCTGGCCGGTGCCGGGCTGACCGTCGGCGAGGCCGCGGCCCGCTGGGGCTTCACCGACAGCAGCCACCTGATCCGCGCCTGCCGCGGTCGCTACGGGCAGACGCCGACCCAGTACGTCCGTGCGCTCTCAGAGCGCGGCTGA
- a CDS encoding aspartate aminotransferase family protein, which translates to MTSRTHELDRAHVFHSWSAQAEIDPMVITEAHGSRVRDDAGREYLDFSSQLVFTNLGHGHPRVVQAIKDQAERLCTIAPQHATEARSEAARLIAGLAPDGLEKVFFTNGGADANEHAIRMARLHTGRPKVLSAYRSYHGGTQTAVNVTGDPRRWPSDTGTAGVVHFFGPFLYRSEFHAETEEQECERALTHLRRVIEAEGPATIAAIILETIPGTAGIMPPPPGYLPGVRALCDRFGIMLILDEVMAGFGRAGAWFALDRYDVRPDLITFAKGVNSGYVPLGGVVISDAIADTFAHTAYPGGLTYSGHPLATAAAVATINAMTDEGTVANADRLGRDLLGPGLRELAARHPRIGDVRGVGVFWAVELVADRDTREPLPVADTLAVVAACQRAGLLPFTTANRLHLVPPCNVSDEDAVLGLELLEKALSSCS; encoded by the coding sequence ATGACTTCACGCACCCATGAACTCGACCGCGCGCACGTGTTCCACTCCTGGTCGGCGCAGGCCGAGATCGACCCGATGGTGATCACGGAGGCACACGGTTCCCGGGTCCGGGACGACGCCGGCCGGGAGTACCTGGACTTCTCCTCGCAGCTGGTCTTCACGAACCTGGGCCACGGCCATCCGCGCGTCGTGCAGGCGATCAAGGATCAGGCCGAGCGGCTGTGCACGATCGCGCCGCAGCACGCCACCGAGGCCCGTTCCGAGGCCGCCCGGCTGATCGCCGGCCTGGCCCCGGACGGGCTGGAGAAGGTGTTCTTCACCAACGGTGGCGCGGACGCGAACGAGCACGCGATCCGGATGGCGCGGCTGCACACCGGCCGGCCGAAGGTGCTGTCGGCCTACCGCTCGTACCACGGTGGCACGCAGACCGCGGTCAACGTGACCGGTGATCCGCGCCGCTGGCCCAGTGACACCGGCACGGCCGGGGTCGTCCACTTCTTCGGGCCGTTCCTTTACCGGTCCGAGTTCCACGCGGAGACCGAGGAACAGGAGTGCGAGCGGGCGCTGACCCACCTGCGGCGCGTGATCGAGGCGGAGGGCCCGGCCACGATCGCCGCGATCATCCTGGAGACCATCCCGGGCACGGCCGGGATCATGCCGCCGCCGCCCGGTTACCTGCCCGGCGTGCGCGCGCTGTGCGACCGGTTCGGCATCATGCTGATCCTGGACGAGGTGATGGCCGGGTTCGGGCGGGCCGGTGCCTGGTTCGCGCTGGACCGCTACGACGTCCGGCCGGACCTCATCACGTTCGCCAAGGGCGTCAACTCCGGCTACGTGCCGCTCGGTGGCGTGGTGATCAGCGACGCGATCGCGGACACGTTCGCCCACACGGCCTATCCGGGCGGCCTGACCTACTCCGGGCACCCGCTCGCCACCGCGGCGGCGGTCGCAACGATCAATGCCATGACCGACGAGGGTACGGTGGCCAACGCCGACCGGCTCGGCCGTGACCTGCTCGGCCCGGGCCTGCGTGAGCTGGCCGCGCGGCACCCGCGGATCGGTGACGTGCGCGGCGTGGGCGTCTTCTGGGCGGTGGAGCTGGTCGCGGACCGCGACACCCGGGAACCGTTGCCGGTCGCGGACACCCTCGCGGTGGTGGCCGCGTGCCAGCGTGCGGGCCTGTTGCCGTTCACCACGGCGAACCGGCTGCACCTCGTACCCCCGTGCAATGTTTCCGACGAGGACGCGGTGCTGGGGCTGGAGTTGCTGGAGAAGGCGCTCAGCTCCTGTTCCTGA
- a CDS encoding glycosyltransferase produces the protein MKVLMNAGPWLPVPPNGYGGIENIVATLVPELRALGIEVVLATVGESTLPADERVHAFGTGQFEMLQRPYNQACGVVPAHQAAVLRRIAAGDIDLVHDHVEAAGLTMLAALGTGGPPGLHTLHWDLRKHPDLYGTFDGGARVRVNGVSADQLTHAPEALRAHAIGHVHLATPLAIDADRRAKAEKHGYAVVLGRINAGKGQDLAAELAHRHGFDLVLAGPVGPYHSPEALAAADLQNPDVRFWHERVAPHVDGVRVRWVGTVAGQERDDLVAGARAALFPLRWNEPGGTAVVESLALGTPVVGIARGCLPELIEHGRTGLLTTDSDELGELMHAVGGLVEAECRAEAARRFTPAVMAAGYADLYRRMVVS, from the coding sequence ATGAAGGTCCTGATGAACGCGGGGCCCTGGCTGCCGGTCCCGCCGAACGGTTACGGCGGCATCGAGAACATCGTGGCCACGCTGGTCCCGGAACTGCGCGCGCTCGGCATCGAGGTGGTGCTGGCCACGGTCGGCGAGAGCACGCTGCCGGCCGACGAGCGGGTGCACGCGTTCGGCACCGGCCAGTTCGAGATGTTGCAGCGGCCGTACAACCAGGCCTGCGGCGTCGTGCCGGCGCACCAGGCCGCGGTGCTGCGCCGGATCGCGGCCGGCGACATCGACCTGGTCCACGACCACGTCGAGGCGGCCGGGCTGACCATGCTCGCGGCGCTCGGCACCGGTGGCCCGCCCGGCCTGCACACGCTGCACTGGGACCTGCGCAAACACCCCGATCTCTACGGTACGTTCGACGGCGGTGCCCGGGTGCGGGTCAACGGCGTCTCCGCCGACCAGCTCACGCACGCGCCGGAGGCGTTGCGCGCACACGCGATCGGGCACGTGCACCTGGCCACGCCGCTCGCGATCGACGCGGACAGGCGGGCGAAGGCCGAGAAGCACGGGTACGCGGTGGTGCTCGGCCGGATCAACGCGGGCAAGGGCCAGGACCTCGCGGCCGAACTCGCCCACCGGCACGGCTTCGACCTGGTGCTGGCCGGGCCGGTCGGGCCGTACCACTCGCCGGAGGCGCTGGCCGCCGCCGACCTGCAGAACCCGGACGTGCGCTTCTGGCACGAGCGGGTCGCCCCGCACGTCGACGGCGTCCGGGTCCGCTGGGTCGGCACGGTCGCCGGGCAGGAGCGCGACGACCTGGTCGCCGGCGCCCGGGCCGCGCTGTTCCCGCTGCGCTGGAACGAGCCGGGCGGCACCGCGGTGGTCGAGTCGCTCGCGCTCGGCACGCCGGTGGTCGGCATCGCCCGCGGCTGCCTGCCCGAGCTGATCGAGCACGGCCGGACGGGCCTGCTCACCACGGACTCCGACGAGCTGGGCGAGCTGATGCACGCGGTCGGCGGGCTGGTCGAGGCGGAGTGCCGGGCCGAGGCGGCCCGCCGCTTCACCCCGGCCGTGATGGCGGCCGGCTACGCCGACCTCTACCGGCGCATGGTCGTCTCCTGA
- a CDS encoding transglycosylase domain-containing protein has translation MAIGRKVVTLVLLGAVVGGVIAGATLPVSAGVGMAAKLAGDSFEDLPSDLKTPPTPQASYIYASDGKTQITQFWEENRTDVGIDDIAKVMQDAIVAAEDTRFYEHGGVDIKGLMRAFVSNTQGGEVSGASTLTMQYVRNVLKTDQSASDEEREAATELSTGRKLQEIRFAVTIEDELDKPEILRRYLNIAYFGNKAYGVSAAARAYFSTTPDKLTLGQAAMIAGLVKSPDAYDPVNNPEEQAVGRRDYVLNAMVGTGALTREEADKAIAEPLNLKPTTATSNCTAVPNTHNSWGFFCDYFLSWWKQQEEFGPTPEDREELLKKGGLRIVTSMDPKLQDQAAAEAVRIYPVNSPRAAPLAAVEPGTGKVKALAINRKFSIEPNANGGNYPNTVNQFIAGSEDSAGYQFGSTFKMFVMLAALENGFPLDTGFSTRSPFKSIYPDGSATACGGFWCPSNADKSYQDGYQNMWTGLGKSSNTYFIKLQQEVGVGKAVEMAKRLGIQFRNKNDAKLADEPSGWGSFTLGVSAATPLDMANAYATLAADGKYCKATPVVSITDSTGQVSDAAAKVAQPECTQAIDKDVARAALDAGRCVVGQAPAYGSCPGGTSTQVSDMVGRPVSGKSGSSDSYSTESFIGVTPQLAIAGIAANPDNPADLVGAAIQKEVIRSVATLLRDGLAGQPVKDFPNPSEAIAFKSGSASSPQVAPPAPQTSGDPSTRDEDEDDD, from the coding sequence ATGGCCATCGGCCGCAAGGTTGTGACTCTGGTGCTGCTCGGTGCGGTCGTCGGCGGCGTCATCGCCGGCGCCACGCTGCCGGTGAGTGCCGGCGTCGGCATGGCCGCGAAGCTGGCCGGCGACTCGTTCGAGGACCTCCCGAGTGACTTGAAGACGCCGCCGACCCCGCAGGCGTCGTACATCTACGCCAGTGACGGCAAGACCCAGATCACCCAGTTCTGGGAGGAGAACCGCACCGACGTCGGGATCGACGACATCGCGAAGGTGATGCAGGACGCGATCGTCGCGGCCGAGGACACCCGGTTCTACGAGCACGGTGGCGTCGACATCAAGGGCCTGATGCGCGCGTTCGTGTCGAACACGCAGGGCGGCGAGGTCTCCGGCGCGTCCACGCTGACCATGCAGTACGTCCGCAACGTGCTGAAGACCGACCAGTCCGCCTCGGACGAGGAGCGCGAGGCCGCGACCGAGCTGAGCACCGGCCGGAAGCTACAGGAGATCCGGTTCGCGGTCACCATCGAGGACGAGCTGGACAAGCCGGAGATCCTCCGCCGCTATCTCAACATCGCGTACTTCGGCAACAAGGCGTACGGCGTCTCCGCCGCGGCACGCGCCTACTTCTCCACCACGCCGGACAAGCTGACGCTCGGCCAGGCCGCCATGATCGCCGGTCTGGTGAAGTCGCCCGACGCGTACGACCCGGTGAACAACCCCGAGGAGCAGGCGGTCGGCCGCCGCGACTACGTGCTGAACGCGATGGTCGGCACCGGCGCGCTCACCAGGGAGGAGGCGGACAAGGCGATCGCCGAGCCGCTGAACCTGAAGCCGACCACCGCCACCAGCAACTGCACCGCGGTCCCGAACACGCACAACAGCTGGGGCTTCTTCTGCGACTACTTCCTGTCCTGGTGGAAGCAGCAGGAGGAGTTCGGCCCGACGCCGGAGGACCGCGAGGAGCTGCTGAAGAAGGGCGGCCTGCGGATCGTCACGTCGATGGACCCGAAGCTGCAGGACCAGGCCGCGGCCGAGGCGGTGCGCATCTACCCGGTGAACAGCCCGCGCGCGGCACCGCTGGCGGCGGTCGAGCCGGGCACCGGCAAGGTGAAGGCGCTGGCGATCAACCGGAAGTTCAGCATCGAGCCGAACGCGAACGGCGGCAACTACCCGAACACGGTGAACCAGTTCATCGCGGGCAGTGAGGACTCGGCCGGTTACCAGTTCGGCTCGACGTTCAAGATGTTCGTGATGCTGGCGGCGCTGGAGAACGGCTTCCCGCTGGACACCGGGTTCAGCACCCGGTCACCGTTCAAGTCCATCTACCCGGACGGCAGCGCGACCGCGTGCGGCGGCTTCTGGTGCCCGAGCAACGCGGACAAGTCCTACCAGGACGGTTACCAGAACATGTGGACCGGCCTCGGTAAGTCGTCGAACACGTACTTCATCAAGCTCCAGCAGGAGGTCGGCGTCGGCAAGGCCGTGGAGATGGCCAAGCGGCTCGGCATCCAGTTCCGCAACAAGAACGACGCGAAGCTGGCCGACGAGCCGAGCGGCTGGGGCTCGTTCACTCTCGGCGTCTCCGCCGCCACGCCCTTGGACATGGCCAACGCGTACGCCACCCTCGCCGCGGACGGCAAGTACTGCAAGGCGACCCCGGTCGTGTCCATCACCGACTCGACCGGCCAGGTGAGCGACGCCGCGGCCAAGGTCGCGCAGCCGGAGTGCACGCAGGCGATCGACAAGGACGTGGCGCGCGCCGCGCTCGACGCGGGCCGCTGCGTGGTCGGTCAGGCGCCGGCTTACGGCAGCTGCCCGGGCGGTACGTCCACGCAGGTGAGCGACATGGTCGGCCGCCCGGTCTCCGGCAAGTCCGGCAGCTCGGACTCCTACTCCACCGAGTCGTTCATCGGCGTGACTCCGCAGCTGGCCATCGCCGGCATCGCGGCGAACCCGGACAACCCGGCCGACCTGGTGGGTGCGGCGATCCAGAAGGAGGTGATCCGCTCGGTCGCCACGCTGCTGCGCGACGGCCTGGCGGGTCAGCCGGTGAAGGACTTCCCGAATCCGAGCGAGGCGATCGCGTTCAAGTCCGGGTCGGCCTCCAGCCCGCAGGTCGCACCGCCCGCCCCGCAGACGTCCGGCGATCCCTCGACCCGGGACGAGGACGAGGACGACGACTGA
- a CDS encoding aldo/keto reductase, producing MVTIGTDIDVFPLALGGNTFGWTSDENESRQVLDAFLAEGGNLIDTSDNYTSWVEGNSGGESETVIGGWLAARGNRDRVVIATKVSGHPRFPGLSAANIAAAVDASLGRLRTDYIDLYFAHFDDPDTPLAETAAAFDALVRAGKARAIGVSNYSGARIREWAEIARRDGLTAPVVVEPHYNLVKRADYERDVAPVAAAHRLAVLPYFALASGFLTGKYRSEADLTGARQPYAGAYFSPAGLAVVAVAEEIAAGHGVPPATVALAWLRGRPGVAAPVASARTLAQLPALMLPLELTAGERAALDEVSAAL from the coding sequence ATGGTCACGATCGGCACGGATATCGACGTCTTCCCACTGGCGCTGGGCGGGAACACGTTCGGCTGGACCAGCGACGAGAACGAGTCACGGCAGGTGCTGGACGCCTTCCTCGCGGAGGGCGGGAACCTGATCGACACCTCGGACAACTACACGTCGTGGGTGGAGGGGAACTCCGGCGGCGAGTCGGAGACCGTCATCGGCGGGTGGCTGGCCGCGCGCGGCAACCGCGACCGGGTCGTGATCGCCACGAAGGTGAGCGGCCACCCGCGGTTCCCGGGGCTGTCCGCGGCCAACATCGCGGCGGCGGTCGACGCGTCGCTCGGGCGGCTGCGCACCGACTACATCGACCTGTACTTCGCGCACTTCGACGACCCGGACACGCCGCTGGCGGAGACCGCGGCCGCGTTCGACGCGCTGGTCCGGGCCGGGAAGGCCCGGGCGATCGGGGTGTCGAACTACAGCGGCGCGCGGATCCGGGAGTGGGCCGAGATCGCCCGGCGGGACGGGCTGACGGCGCCGGTGGTGGTGGAGCCGCACTACAACCTGGTCAAGCGCGCGGACTACGAGCGGGACGTCGCACCGGTCGCGGCGGCGCACCGGCTCGCGGTGCTGCCCTACTTCGCGCTGGCCAGCGGCTTCCTGACCGGCAAGTACCGGTCGGAGGCGGACCTGACCGGGGCGCGGCAGCCGTACGCCGGCGCCTACTTCAGCCCGGCCGGCCTGGCCGTGGTGGCGGTGGCCGAGGAGATCGCGGCCGGGCACGGCGTGCCGCCGGCGACGGTCGCGCTGGCCTGGCTACGCGGCCGGCCGGGCGTGGCGGCGCCGGTGGCCAGCGCCCGAACCCTGGCGCAACTGCCCGCGCTGATGCTGCCGCTGGAGCTGACCGCAGGCGAGCGGGCCGCGCTGGACGAGGTGTCAGCCGCGCTCTGA
- a CDS encoding glycoside hydrolase family 15 protein: protein MLPVLLVTTVGLVPVGTAPAPGAPGVDAQYLPADKSGLLTSRTRESRVWATVQREGGLGEIFYPTIGGPSARSLTFAVTARGGLAEPRSVRTEQLGGLRFRQILDGDGWRLTANYTTDPARSSVLVDLDLAAPRGHQLFAIYDPALGNSRGGDAGRTAGDALTATDGGTSSALVGDFSATSSGFAGVSDGPTDLRDGRMDWRYTSAAAGYLVQTAALEHRHSTLALGFGGTEAAALDTARRSLRAGFGPVARAYAYGWHGYLKGLNDPPRVAQRQLWQTSAMILAALEDKTHPGAYVAAPASPWAFGADDPSGPYHLVWSRDLYQIATGLIAAGDRAGAHRALDFLFRVQQKPDGSFPQNSQVDGTPVWGGLQLDEVALPIVLAYQLGRADTWPSVKRAADFLVGYPGAPFTPQERWENQSGYSPNTIATAIAGLVCAASIARAHGDPGSAERYLSTADSWRDRVKAWTVTTTGPYSDRPYFLRLTKDGNPDAGTAYDIGDGGPVDVDQRTVVDPSFLELVRLGVLAPSDQDIRNSLAVVDAQLGVATPRGSFWHRASFDGFGEQLDGSQWEYDEPPGSRVSRGRAWPLLSGERGEYEIAAGDSRAARTRLDAMARATGPGGMLPEQVWDRTPPAGRPGFAPGTPTFSATPLAWTHAEYLRLARNLAAGRLLETPAAVTGRYGT, encoded by the coding sequence GTGCTGCCAGTGCTGTTGGTGACCACGGTCGGCCTCGTGCCGGTGGGGACGGCTCCGGCGCCCGGCGCGCCCGGCGTCGACGCGCAGTATCTTCCGGCGGACAAGTCGGGGCTGCTGACCTCGCGCACCCGGGAGAGCCGCGTCTGGGCGACCGTGCAGCGCGAGGGCGGGCTCGGCGAGATCTTCTATCCGACGATCGGCGGGCCGAGCGCGCGGTCGCTGACCTTCGCGGTGACCGCGCGCGGTGGCCTGGCCGAACCGAGAAGCGTGCGCACGGAGCAGCTCGGCGGGCTGCGCTTCCGGCAGATCCTCGACGGCGACGGATGGCGGCTGACCGCGAACTACACCACCGACCCGGCCCGCTCGTCGGTGCTGGTCGACCTGGACCTCGCGGCGCCGCGCGGCCACCAGCTGTTCGCGATCTACGATCCGGCGCTCGGCAACTCCCGGGGCGGGGACGCGGGCCGGACGGCCGGCGACGCGCTGACCGCCACGGACGGTGGCACCTCGAGCGCGCTGGTGGGCGACTTCAGTGCCACGTCCAGCGGCTTCGCCGGGGTCAGCGACGGGCCCACCGACCTGCGCGACGGCCGGATGGACTGGCGCTACACGTCCGCGGCGGCCGGCTACCTGGTGCAGACCGCGGCGCTGGAACACCGGCACAGCACGCTCGCGCTCGGCTTCGGCGGCACGGAGGCGGCGGCGCTGGACACCGCACGGCGTTCGCTGCGCGCGGGGTTCGGGCCGGTCGCGCGCGCGTACGCGTACGGCTGGCACGGTTATCTGAAGGGTTTGAACGACCCGCCACGAGTGGCCCAGCGGCAGCTCTGGCAGACGTCCGCGATGATCCTCGCGGCGCTGGAGGACAAGACCCATCCGGGTGCCTACGTGGCCGCGCCCGCCTCACCGTGGGCGTTCGGCGCGGATGATCCCTCCGGCCCGTACCACCTGGTCTGGTCCCGTGATCTGTATCAGATCGCCACCGGCCTGATCGCGGCCGGTGACCGCGCCGGGGCGCACCGCGCGCTCGACTTCCTCTTCCGCGTGCAGCAGAAGCCGGACGGCTCGTTCCCGCAGAACTCGCAGGTCGACGGCACACCGGTCTGGGGCGGTCTGCAACTGGACGAGGTGGCGCTGCCGATCGTGCTCGCCTACCAGCTCGGCCGCGCGGACACCTGGCCGTCGGTCAAGCGCGCGGCCGACTTCCTCGTCGGCTACCCGGGAGCGCCGTTCACGCCGCAGGAACGCTGGGAGAACCAGTCCGGCTACTCCCCCAACACCATCGCGACCGCGATCGCCGGGCTGGTCTGCGCGGCCTCGATCGCGCGCGCCCACGGCGATCCCGGCTCGGCCGAGCGCTACCTGAGCACCGCGGACTCGTGGCGCGACCGGGTCAAGGCGTGGACCGTGACCACGACCGGCCCCTACTCGGACCGGCCCTACTTCCTGCGCCTGACCAAGGACGGCAACCCGGACGCGGGTACGGCCTACGACATCGGCGACGGCGGACCGGTCGATGTGGACCAGCGCACCGTGGTCGACCCGAGCTTCCTCGAACTGGTCCGGCTCGGCGTCCTGGCACCGTCCGATCAGGACATTCGCAATTCGCTCGCGGTCGTCGACGCGCAGCTCGGCGTCGCCACCCCGCGCGGGTCCTTCTGGCACCGGGCCTCGTTCGACGGGTTCGGCGAGCAGCTCGACGGCAGCCAGTGGGAGTACGACGAGCCGCCCGGCTCGCGCGTCTCCCGGGGCCGCGCGTGGCCGCTGCTCAGCGGCGAACGCGGCGAGTACGAGATCGCGGCCGGCGACTCGCGCGCGGCCCGCACCCGGCTGGACGCGATGGCCCGCGCGACCGGCCCCGGCGGCATGCTGCCCGAGCAGGTCTGGGACCGCACTCCCCCGGCCGGGCGCCCCGGCTTCGCACCCGGGACGCCCACGTTCTCCGCGACGCCGCTGGCCTGGACGCACGCGGAGTACCTGCGCCTGGCACGCAACCTGGCGGCGGGCCGCCTCCTCGAGACCCCGGCTGCGGTCACCGGCCGCTACGGGACCTGA
- a CDS encoding DUF389 domain-containing protein, giving the protein MLHVRVISPESMTVKVEQMLTADRAVTHLTVIAGAARSPRGDLVEFDVVREGASGVLDALRGLGIEERGAISVEHVDMAISGAAERAADRTPGLGVDAVVWHEIEHKTGEETALSVSFLAFMSVACVIAGIGVLLDQPILIVGSMVVGPEFGPLAALCVGLVQRRGDLLRRSVLALAVGFPVGMAVTVLATWLLTAAGLVDAGMLLAERPLTDFIWRPDALSWVVGFLAGVAGILSLTSAKAGTLVGVLISVTTVPAAANAAVAIAYGVGNEAWGSALQLVINLVAIVVAGVLTLLGQQAAWKIAERRRR; this is encoded by the coding sequence GTGCTGCATGTTCGGGTTATCTCGCCGGAGTCGATGACCGTGAAGGTCGAGCAGATGCTGACCGCCGACCGGGCGGTCACGCACCTGACCGTGATCGCGGGCGCGGCCCGGTCGCCGCGCGGTGACCTGGTCGAGTTCGACGTGGTGCGCGAGGGCGCGAGCGGCGTGCTGGACGCGTTGCGCGGGCTCGGCATCGAAGAGCGCGGCGCGATCTCGGTGGAGCACGTCGACATGGCGATCTCGGGGGCGGCGGAGCGCGCGGCCGACCGTACCCCCGGACTGGGTGTCGACGCCGTGGTGTGGCACGAGATCGAGCACAAGACCGGCGAGGAGACCGCGCTGTCGGTGTCGTTCCTCGCGTTCATGTCGGTGGCCTGCGTGATCGCGGGCATCGGCGTGCTGCTGGACCAGCCGATCCTGATCGTCGGATCGATGGTCGTCGGCCCGGAGTTCGGGCCGCTGGCCGCGCTCTGCGTCGGGCTGGTCCAGCGGCGCGGCGACCTGCTGCGCCGGTCGGTGCTCGCGCTCGCGGTCGGATTCCCGGTCGGGATGGCGGTGACCGTGCTGGCGACCTGGCTGCTGACCGCGGCCGGCCTGGTCGACGCGGGCATGCTGCTGGCGGAACGGCCGCTGACCGACTTCATCTGGCGGCCGGACGCGCTGTCCTGGGTGGTCGGGTTCCTCGCCGGCGTCGCCGGGATCCTGTCGCTGACCTCCGCGAAGGCGGGCACGCTGGTCGGTGTGCTGATCTCGGTGACCACGGTCCCGGCCGCGGCGAACGCGGCCGTCGCGATCGCCTACGGCGTCGGGAACGAGGCGTGGGGCTCCGCGCTCCAGCTGGTGATCAACCTGGTGGCGATCGTGGTCGCGGGCGTGCTCACCCTGCTGGGGCAGCAGGCCGCCTGGAAGATCGCGGAACGGCGCCGCCGGTGA
- a CDS encoding alpha/beta fold hydrolase, producing MGASDIPVILIHGLWVHASSWDPWIERFRAAGFAPAAPGWPGDGDTAAGTRTDPGRLAGVGLDELVAHYGRIVDALDTPPIVIGHSVGGLVAQRLNATYTLRAAVAISPAPVKGVRPVPLAQLRSSFPALRWPGNIGRTVPLTAAQFRYAFGNTLTGTESDDLHARYAIPGPARPLFEIATANLRRRSPAAVDTGAAGRAPLLMIAAEQDHTVPAVVVRAAHRLHRDADLVSLPDRGHSLVFDHGWAGVAERVETWLEERVTGPLAAAGGDAAGDRA from the coding sequence ATGGGCGCCTCGGATATACCCGTCATCCTCATCCACGGCCTGTGGGTCCACGCGTCGTCCTGGGATCCGTGGATCGAACGGTTCCGTGCGGCCGGGTTCGCGCCGGCCGCGCCGGGCTGGCCCGGCGACGGCGACACCGCTGCCGGGACCCGCACCGACCCGGGCCGGCTGGCCGGCGTCGGGCTCGACGAGCTGGTCGCCCACTACGGCCGGATCGTCGACGCGCTGGACACGCCGCCGATCGTGATCGGGCACTCGGTCGGCGGGCTCGTCGCGCAGCGGCTCAACGCCACCTACACGCTACGGGCCGCGGTCGCGATCAGCCCGGCGCCGGTCAAGGGGGTCCGGCCGGTGCCGCTCGCGCAGCTGCGCTCGTCGTTCCCGGCGCTGAGGTGGCCCGGCAACATCGGCCGCACCGTGCCGCTGACCGCGGCGCAGTTCCGCTACGCGTTCGGCAACACGCTCACCGGCACCGAGTCCGACGACCTGCACGCGCGGTACGCGATCCCCGGACCGGCCCGGCCGCTGTTCGAGATCGCCACCGCGAACCTGCGCCGCCGCTCGCCCGCCGCGGTGGACACCGGCGCGGCCGGACGCGCGCCGCTGCTGATGATCGCGGCGGAGCAGGACCACACGGTCCCGGCCGTCGTCGTCCGCGCGGCGCACCGGCTCCACCGCGACGCCGACCTGGTGTCGCTGCCGGACCGCGGCCATTCGCTGGTCTTCGACCACGGCTGGGCCGGCGTCGCCGAGCGGGTCGAGACCTGGCTGGAGGAGCGGGTGACCGGTCCGCTGGCGGCAGCGGGCGGCGACGCGGCGGGCGACCGCGCGTGA